The Candidatus Equadaptatus faecalis nucleotide sequence GCACAATAGTAAGATATTTTATATCAGAAATCTGAAATTTTACAATATTTTTTTATAAATATTGTAAAAATTTTCGTATTTTTAGTTAGTACGGAGATATAAAAAGCGGCAGAGCGTCTGCTCTGCCGCTTGAAGCCGCTTTTGTGTTAGGCTTTTTTGCCGTTAAGTTCCCTGCCTGCGAAGATACCGAGGAAGAGAGCCGCGATGACAAGACCCGCCGGATAAGCGACGGATGTTGACATGTGGAGGCATTCAGGAGCCTGGAAGAAATAGGTTGCTGAAACAGCGCTCATGAAGGTTGCCGGAATTGCTGCCATGAAGCAGGCTGTCGGCGGGAATCCTTCACGATGGAGATATACCGCGCCTGCCCAGAGAACCATCATAGCGAGGGTCTGGTTTGACCATGAGAAATATCTCCAGAGCATGTTGAAATCGCCCCAGTGGCAGAGAGCAGCGCCGATGGCAAGAAGAGGTACGGAGAGGTAAAGTCTCTTCATAAGATCAGCCTGGTTGATTTTGAACCAGTCGGCAATCGTAAGTCTTGCTGAACGGAACGCTGTGTCGCCTGAGGTAATCGGGCATGCGATAACGCCGAGCATGGCGAGAACACCGCCGAATGAGCCCATCATTTTGCTGCAGATTTCGTACACGACACCGCCGGGTCCGCCTGCTTTAAGAGCGCCTGCAAGAACAGGAAGTTCTTTGTAGAAGCTGGCTCCTGCCGCTGCCCAAATAAGCGCGATGATACCTTCGGCAACCATTGCGCCGTAGAATATCGTTCTGCCCTGTTTTTCGTTGGAAATGCAGCGGGCAATAATTGGTGACTGTGTTGCGTGGAAGCCTGAAATTGCGCCGCAGGCAACCGACACGAACATCATTGACCACATAGGCAGTCCGCCCGGATGCTCATAGCAGCCCCAAAGTTCAGGCATTGCAGCTCTGTAGTCGCCGTTTGTGAACATGACAAACATAAGACCGGCAGCCATTATAATGAGGCATGCGCCGAAAAGCGGATAAAGCTTTCCGATGATTTTGTCAACCGGAAGGAACGTTGCGATGAAGTAGTAAGCAATGATTACCGCGAGCCAGAATCCGGGACCGAACGCGTCAGGCGTAATTTTTGCAAGAAGTCCCGCAGGGGCTTTTGCAAAGTTGACACCGACAAGAACAAGAAGTACAACGGAAAATACACGCATAATCTGGAGCATTCCCGTACCAAGATACTTTCCGACGACTTCTGAAATTGAAGCGCCGTCGTTTCTTGAAGAAAGCATTCCTGAAAGGTAGTCATGAACTGCGCCGGCAAAAATTGTGCCGAGGACTATCCAAAGATAAACCTTAGGACCCCAGCAGACGCCTGCGAGAGCGCCGAAGATGGGTCCAAGACCTGCAATGTTGA carries:
- a CDS encoding carbon starvation protein A, coding for MVSFLVSLAVLLGGFFFYSRIIEKVFGADDRKTPAVLHPDGVDFVEMPAWRLFLVQLLNIAGLGPIFGALAGVCWGPKVYLWIVLGTIFAGAVHDYLSGMLSSRNDGASISEVVGKYLGTGMLQIMRVFSVVLLVLVGVNFAKAPAGLLAKITPDAFGPGFWLAVIIAYYFIATFLPVDKIIGKLYPLFGACLIIMAAGLMFVMFTNGDYRAAMPELWGCYEHPGGLPMWSMMFVSVACGAISGFHATQSPIIARCISNEKQGRTIFYGAMVAEGIIALIWAAAGASFYKELPVLAGALKAGGPGGVVYEICSKMMGSFGGVLAMLGVIACPITSGDTAFRSARLTIADWFKINQADLMKRLYLSVPLLAIGAALCHWGDFNMLWRYFSWSNQTLAMMVLWAGAVYLHREGFPPTACFMAAIPATFMSAVSATYFFQAPECLHMSTSVAYPAGLVIAALFLGIFAGRELNGKKA